A genome region from Brassica oleracea var. oleracea cultivar TO1000 chromosome C2, BOL, whole genome shotgun sequence includes the following:
- the LOC106325200 gene encoding beta-glucosidase 20 yields the protein MERFHKFPLLGLVLFLGFIGSPTKAIVHACSSTELTFSRANFPEGFIFGTSTAAFQVEGAVHEGCRGPSMWDTYTKKFPHRNNYHKADVAVDFYHRYKEDIKLMKDLNTDGFRFSIAWPRIFPHGRMEKGISKAGVQFYHDLIDELLKNEITPLVTVFHWDTPQDLEDEYGGFLSDRIIKDYTEYANFTFQEYGHKVKHWITFNEPWVFSRAGYDIGKTAPGRCSKYIKEHGDLCHDGRSGHEAYIVSHYMLLAHADAVEAFRKCDKCKGGKIGIAYTPAWFDQNELTDEPHKLSEEEHATPATNLIDFVLGWHLNPTTYGDYPQSMKDHVGDRLPEFTEAQKNKLKNSADFVGINYYYSLFALHGEEQDPSKPSWQSDSLIDYEPRYVDRFNAFTIKPDVAKVDVYSNGLRRLLNYIKDKYGNPEVIITGNGYGEDLGEQDRSLVLALSDHHRTYYIQKHLLSLHQAICEDKVNVTGYFLWSLMDNFEWQEGYSARFGLYYVDYKNNLTRHEKLSAQWYSSFLQDGKEFEFDQHDEYHEHDEYHEHDEL from the exons ATGGAGAGGTTCCATAAGTTTCCTCTCCTAGGTTTGGTTCTTTTCCTCGGCTTTATCGGCTCACCGACCAAGGCCATTGTACATGCATGCTCTAGTACAGAACTAACCTTCAGTCGTGCCAACTTCCCGGAGGGTTTCATTTTTGGTACCTCAACCGCAGCTTTTCAG GTTGAAGGAGCTGTACATGAAGGATGTAGAGGTCCAAGCATGTGGGACACCTACACTAAGAAATTCCCAC ATAGAAATAATTATCATAAGGCCGACGTTGCCGTCGATTTCTACCATCGTTACAAG GAAGATATCAAGTTGATGAAAGATCTGAACACTGACGGATTTAGATTTTCCATTGCATGGCCTAGAATATTCCCAC ATGGTAGGATGGAGAAAGGAATAAGCAAAGCAGGTGTGCAGTTTTACCACGACCTAATTGATGAGCTCCTCAAAAATG AAATAACACCGTTAGTAACCGTTTTTCACTGGGACACTCCTCAAGACTTGGAAGATGAATACGGTGGCTTCTTAAGCGACCGTATAAT AAAGGATTATACGGAGTACGCAAATTTCACGTTCCAGGAGTACGGACACAAAGTGAAGCATTGGATCACATTTAACGAGCCATGGGTATTCAGTCGAGCTGGCTACGACATCGGGAAAACAGCACCGGGACGTTGCTCTAAGTACATCAAAGAGCATGGGGACTTGTGTCACGATGGACGATCAGGACATGAAGCTTATATCGTTAGTCATTATATGCTCTTGGCACATGCGGATGCCGTAGAGGCCTTTAGAAAATGCGACAAG TGTAAAGGTGGTAAAATTGGGATTGCTTATACTCCGGCTTGGTTTGACCAGAACGAGCTCACGGATGAGCCGCACAAGCTCTCAGAAGAAGAACACGCAACTCCTGCAACTAATTTGATTGACTTCGTCTTGGGATG GCATTTGAATCCGACCACGTATGGCGATTATCCACAATCGATGAAAGATCATGTCGGAGATCGACTACCAGAATTCACAGAAGCACAGAAGAACAAGTTGAAAAATTCTGCTGATTTTGTAGGAATCAATTACTATTATTCACTATTTGCACTGCACGGCGAAGAGCAAGATCCTTCGAAACCGAGTTGGCAGAGTGATTCTCTCATTGACTATGAAC CTAGGTATGTGGATAGATTCAATGCCTTTACAATCAAG CCTGATGTTGCTAAAGTTGACGTCTACTCAAATGGTTTGAGAAGACTTCTGAACTACATAAAGGATAAATATGGCAATCCTGAAGTCATTATCACCGGGAATG GATACGGAGAGGATCTAGGTGAGCAAGACAGAAGTCTTGTACTGGCGCTCTCAGATCACCACAGAACATACTATATTCAGAAGCATCTCTTGAGCTTGCACCAAGCAATTTG CGAGGATAAAGTAAATGTTACAGGGTATTTTCTTTGGTCATTGATGGATAATTTTGAATGGCAAGAGGGGTACAGCGCGAGATTTGGACTATACTACGTCGATTACAAAAATAATTTGACGCGCCATGAAAAATTATCAGCCCAGTGGTACTCGAGTTTTCTCCAAGATGGAAAAGAGTTCGAGTTTGATCAGCACGATGAGTACCATGAGCACGATGAGTACCATGAGCACGATGAGTTGTAG
- the LOC106323791 gene encoding uncharacterized protein At3g60930, chloroplastic-like — translation MRSLDVSGQAWENVIETRSTPDSVKKRLRERRGLEVTFLIPSKSQRPWPPPVGFQCVYESYFQDDTKLWFPIPRLVTSYVRRRGAAISQFLNGSWRIAVALMVMAAEIDVSLSVRAFEVLTSISSLDEGLLSIEMRPSYNVIRGHPNKTFDWKRSYFYVKCDDSAFEDPMDEDYQDWNSSYLPSANKVKRRISLFTKEEQRRINEARKMRGLPDLSAMMATQLGLPSAEPSVPSKEMVVTDTTDATLQSQASSPGATAAASKKKKSKKRSRDDPFVGEDLETLPEETNQTEAAEPPKKKKKEEEAVEQSAGSTVGPPSNLALTDEPENVSPEVPLQKKRSKQASEQGTTSRQIPSAAAPSVARAPAPSIPGESAPSTSAGGAPVVRKILRVEFPDRVSFEYDGSTPLIYAPNRCAELVSHIKCGPKPLPPVADLIFQDEYVDAARTKLLCDRVSNFVIEKYDTALKEAFSELERLKRTVAAKVRLLRRKRAEWQEEYDKMAKKRDQTVVRRKAQKEQADAAEAELSIARSTIEALELRKANLMEEMGVKAAEHKKELDRLRDSRIYEVTKERVRVETEMIAKSNKHFGNLDDWWARCEPFDTSRLLQSQAFETKKCFEALKASGRDIPQETIDMFAAQEKQFEREVARLNPGEISVDDLALSPLKLDSQFVDMRAFTGLDPYGTNAHLVDPRTAATLQSPANRLEASITPSRSPGHSTPGSNVPAPVVQTADEGAISAQDQAQTTVFEISESSVADQKDGQDGESNKDEDDEEVDKGQGEEVDDSQVNPPDDSLEVRESETTPHIENEGVDHSMNADPPGPSVGDEDAARELSKNAEE, via the exons ATGCGCTCCCTAGATGTGAGTGGTCAGGCCTGGGAGAACGTTATCGAGACGCGGTCGACTCCTGATAGCGTGAAGAAGCGCTTGAGGGAACGTCGCGGACTGGAGGTGACTTTCCTGATTCCTTCGAAAAGCCAGAGGCCTTGGCCGCCGCCGGTTGGGTTCCAGTGCGTCTATGAATCCTATTTCCAAGACGATACAAAGCTCTGGTTCCCAATCCCTCGACTAGTTACATCGTACGTGAGGCGCCGAGGTGCAGCGATAAGCCAGTTCCTGAATGGTTCATGGCGTATCGCGGTTGCCTTGATGGTCATGGCTGCCGAGATCGACGTCTCTCTAAGTGTTCGTGCTTTCGAGGTGTTGACATCCATCAGCTCGTTGGACGAAGGACTTTTGTCAATAGAGATGCGACCAAGCTACAACGTGATAAGGGGACACCCTAATAAGACATTTGACTGGAAGAGGTCTTATTTTTACGTTAAGTGCGACGATTCTGCCTTCGAGGATCCCATGGACGAAGACTACC AGGATTGGAATTCAAGTTATCTTCCCTCGGCTAACAAGGTTAAGAGACGGATCTCGCTGTTCACCAAAGAAGAGCAGAGGAGGATCAACGAAGCAAGGAAAATGAGGGGCCTTCCTGATCTAAGTGCCATGATGGCGACCCAGCTTGGTCTGCCGAGTGCTGAACCGTCGGTACCCTCTAAGGAGATGGTGGTTACCGACACAACCGATGCGACTCTTCAAAGTCAAGCCTCTTCCCCCGGCGCCACCGCCGCTGCTTCTAAGAAAAAGAAGAGCAAGAAGAGATCTCGCGACGATCCCTTCGTCGGTGAGGATCTCGAGACTCTTCCAGAGGAAACCAATCAGACTGAGGCAGCTGAGCCGCCCAAGAAGAAAAAGAAAGAAGAAGAAGCAGTCGAACAATCA GCTGGCTCGACTGTCGGGCCACCTTCTAATTTGGCTTTAACGGATGAACCCGAGAATGTCTCGCCCGAGGTTCCGCTTCAGAAGAAGAGGTCGAAGCAAGCGAGCGAGCAGGGAACGACCAGTCGCCAGATTCCTTCTGCTGCTGCTCCAAGTGTTGCTAGGGCTCCTGCTCCATCGATTCCCGGGGAGTCGGCTCCCAGTACATCGGCTGGTGGTGCTCCGGTCGTTAGGAAGATTCTGAGGGTTGAGTTTCCCGACCGCGTCTCGTTTGAATACGATGGATCGACTCCCCTCATCTATGCTCCGAACAGATGCGCGGAACTGGTCAGTCATATCAAATGCGGACCGAAGCCTCTTCCGCCAGTTGCTGACTTGATCTTCCAGGACGAGTACGTTGATGCTGCTCGTACCAAGTTGCTG TGCGACAGGGTCTCGAACTTCGTCATCGAGAAGTATGATACGGCGCTAAAGGAAGCGTTTTCAGAGTTGGAGAGGCTGAAGAGGACCGTGGCGGCCAAAGTTAGGCTCCTTCGTCGAAAGAGGGCGGAATGGCAAGAAGAGTACGATAAGATGGCCAAAAAACGGGATCAAACAGTTGTTCGGAGAAAGGCTCAGAAGGAGCAAGCTGACGCAGCTGAGGCTGAGCTTTCCATCGCTCGTTCTACCATCGAAGCTTTGGAGCTGCGAAAAGCCAATCTCATGGAGGAAATGGGAGTTAAGGCCGCAGAGCATAAGAAAGAGTTAGATCGACTCAGGGACTCGCGTATCTATGAGGTTACAAAGGAAAGGGTGAGGGTCGAGACCGAGATGATAGCAAAGTCCAACAAGCACTTCGGGAATCTGGACGACTGGTGGGCTCGTTGCGAGCCATTTGACACATCGCGACTGTTGCAGAGTCAGGCATTCGAAACTAAGAAGTGCTTTGAAGCTTTGAAAGCTAGCGGTCGCGACATCCCTCAAGAGACCATTGACATGTTTGCTGCCCAAGAGAAGCAGTTTGAGAGGGAAGTTGCGAGACTAAACCCTGGCGAGATCTCTGTGGACGACTTGGCCCTATCTCCACTAAAGCTCGACTCGCAGTTTGTAGATATGCGAGCCTTCACAGGCCTCGACCCGTATGGAACCAATGCACATCTGGTTGATCCGAGGACCGCTGCTACTCTCCAAAGTCCCGCCAATCGTCTCGAGGCTTCGATCACTCCTTCTCGTTCCCCGGGACACAGTACCCCAGGAAGCAACGTGCCGGCTCCCGTCGTTCAAACTGCCGACGAGGGGGCGATCTCGGCCCAAGACCAGGCTCAGACCACCGTCTTTGAGATCTCTGAATCCTCGGTTGCTGACCAAAAGGATGGACAGGATGGGGAATCGAACAAGGATGAGGACGACGAAGAGGTCGACAAGGGCCAAGGTGAAGAGGTAGATGACTCCCAGGTTAACCCTCCTGATGATTCACTCGAGGTTCGCGAGAGTGAGACCACTCCTCATATTGAAAATGAGGGTGTGGATCATTCGATGAACGCGGACCCCCCAGGACCATCTGTCGGTGATGAAGACGCTGCGCGGGAGCTGTCCAAAAATGCTGAGGAATGA
- the LOC106323790 gene encoding uncharacterized protein LOC106323790 gives MEKLRLLTFDGVSDPSVHVTSFNIAMRRANLSDEEKYTGFCQLFAETLEGVALNWFTGLQENSVSSFHDLSTAFLKNYIMFTRQEATATDLWNLNYANGWSKNKEKKTQKSQARAPQNEERASPERAPVNNVNPEDESTDEERLKNRRRVEVVLSRPDDSSDDEIPPIAPDLRDKLGRKTDSEDLRVLLKRKAAMVSVSKADLRTTLNESKARKVAHTIIAPSPQPQITDLREQINSRAEDLRVKLSQSKRRDLRRCLEKAKRCSSTVPQAENTTSDLRAQLELMKTTHTPLLNVIMGGSPPCGDSVRAVKDYRRQAVTAQKWPSQIEADHQISFSAADTRGISMPHNDPLLVDIGIGECQVTKVLVDTGSSVALVFRDTLDKMGIDLRDMKPSSRTLTGFNGSSEKMIGTIRLPVYAGDVTRTVKFSVIRAKAPYNAILGTPWLHSMKAIPSTYHQCVNFPGKYGTTQTIRGD, from the exons ATGGAAAAGCTCCGTCTTCTGACCTTCGACGGTGTTTCCGACCCTTCTGTCCACGTCACATCCTTCAACATTGCGATGCGACGCGCAAACCTCTCTGACGAAGAAAAATACACCGGCTTTTGTCAGCTTTTCGCCGAAACCCTAGAAGGAGTTGCTCTCAACTGGTTCACCGGCCTCCAAGAGAACTCCGTCAGCAGCTTTCACGACCTCTCGACGGCTTTCCTCAAGAACTATATCATGTTTACTCGTCAGGAAGCCACCGCCACGGATCTCTGGAATCTCAACTACGCTAATGG CTGGAGCAAAAACAAAGAGAAGAAAACTCAGAAGTCTCAAGCCAGGGCTCCTCAAAACGAAGAACGAGCTAGCCCCGAGAGAGCCCCAGTGAACAACGTCAATCCCGAGGATGAGTCAACCGATGAGGAACGACTGAAGAACCGACGACGAGTGGAAGTAGTTCTCTCTCGACCTGACGATTCATCGGATGACGAAATCCCGCCGATAGCACCCGATTTGCGTGACAAATTAGGGAGAAAAACGGACTCTGAGGATCTACGCGTCTTGCTAAAGCGAAAGGCCGCAATGGTATCAGTAAGCAAGGCGGATCTCAGGACGACCCTCAATGAATCCAAAGCGAGAAAGGTTGCCCACACCATAATTGCTCCGAGCCCCCAACCTCAAATCACAGATTTACGCGAGCAGATCAATTCTAGAGCCGAAGACCTACGGGTCAAGCTCAGTCAGTCCAAAAGACGTGACTTACGACGCTGTCTCGAGAAGGCAAAACGATGTTCCAGCACGGTTCCTCAAGCTGAAAATACTACCAGCGACCTACGGGCACAACTGGAGTTGATGAAGACTACGCATACCCCCCTTCTCAACGTGATAATGGGCGGCTCACCTCCATGCGGAGACTCGGTACGAGCCGTAAAGGATTACCGACGACAAGCCGTCACCGCGCAAAAATGGCCTTCACAAATTGAGGCTGACCATCAGATCTCTTTCTCAGCGGCTGACACTCGCGGCATCAGCATGCCGCATAATGACCCACTCCTCGTTGATATTGGGATTGGTGAATGCCAGGTCACAAAGGTCCTCGTTGACACTGGCAGCTCGGTCGCCCTTGTCTTTAGGGATACGCTCGACAAGATGGGAATCGACTTACGCGACATGAAACCCTCTTCACGCACTCTTACCGGGTTCAACGGTTCCTCGGAAAAAATGATTGGGACAATACGTCTCCCAGTTTACGCAGGGGACGTAACCCGAACCGTAAAGTTCTCCGTCATTCGGGCAAAGGCGCCTTACAACGCTATCCTCGGCACCCCTTGGTTGCACTCTATGAAGGCCATTCCCTCTACTTATCACCAGTGTGTTAACTTCCCTGGGAAGTATGGCACAACACAGACGATCCGTGGAGACTAA
- the LOC106322674 gene encoding SKP1-like protein 1A, whose amino-acid sequence MSTKKIVLKSSDGESFEVDEAVALESQTIAHMVEDDCVDNGIPLPNVTSKILAKVIEYCKKHVDAAASKTDAVDGGASSDDDLKAWDAEFMKIDQATLFELILAANYLNIKNLLDLTCQTVADMIKGKTPEEIRTTFNIKNDFTAEEEEEVRRENQWAFE is encoded by the exons ATGTCGACGAAGAAGATTGTGTTGAAAAGCTCCGACGGCGAGTCTTTCGAGGTCGACGAGGCCGTGGCTCTCGAGTCTCAGACCATAGCGCACATGGTGGAAGACGACTGCGTCGACAACGGGATCCCGCTTCCCAACGTCACGAGCAAGATCCTCGCGAAGGTGATTGAGTACTGCAAGAAACACGTCGACGCTGCCGCTTCCAAGACCGATGCCGTCGATGGTGGAGCTTCCTCCGACGATGACCTCAAGGCGTGGGACGCTGAGTTCATGAAGATCGATCAAGCTACCCTCTTCGAACTCATCCTG GCTGCTAACTATTTGAACATCAAGAACCTTCTTGACTTGACATGCCAGACGGTGGCTGATATGATCAAGGGGAAGACTCCAGAGGAGATTCGCACGACCTTCAACATCAAGAACGACTTTACTGCCGAGGAAGAGGAGGAGGTGCGCAGGGAGAACCAATGGGCTTTTGAATGA